GGATCGGCTGTCGGTCTCGGAGATCAGCCGGCGACTGGGACTGGATCGGAAGACGGTGCGAAAGTGGCTGCGACAGCGGCGCTGGGAGCCGTATCAGAGGCCGGACC
This Candidatus Limnocylindrales bacterium DNA region includes the following protein-coding sequences:
- a CDS encoding helix-turn-helix domain-containing protein, whose translation is MVRRERWEEIQRLRVEDRLSVSEISRRLGLDRKTVRKWLRQRRWEPYQRPD